Proteins from one Rosa chinensis cultivar Old Blush chromosome 7, RchiOBHm-V2, whole genome shotgun sequence genomic window:
- the LOC112175567 gene encoding ATP-dependent RNA helicase DEAH13 — MTSYSHSVIFILGGMILHSQLEGSWLMNMLPYKRRNNNKRKRTNEERLRETQTSHKRKFNKLKQEKENDLVLSKSVEALEKYKIPEGARALLQSSRNIGQVESRKVKRSKGLLHLKLTSHASSESEPELEITQSTMLLCGTRPPDIHNNSLPEDGTSSMDHNWSESINFMDKVEESPDSSYSSKLPAPSILKDPKNRRHVSRPPEVVKARSDIPIIMMEQEIMEAINENSTVIIRGETGCGKTTQVPQFLYEVGIGSSVSPLGSGILGVTQPRRIAVYATASRVAYELGVRVGEEVGYQVRYDKKIGKSCSINFMTDGILLRELQGDFWLKRYSVIILDEVHERNLSTDTLIGMLSRVIICRQKEYERQQEFLQQYSHLGISIDREKLVFPLKLVLMSATMPVEDFISYRKLFPDPPQEINVLSRQFKVDIQFSTTTKADYTKEACKKVLEIHKNMPQGGILVFVTGYWEVEVLCKQLRRASRELTMKIKKGCCVMEGSVINSVGEINMKENSEAFHSANHQNDVFSYTDEDQCEVDDEFGSSYDTETESELEIIGDDGDSLCQDTPEVYGEVAQILGENVSIASLKASFESLAGKSSSDSTCKEPIS, encoded by the exons CTTGAAGGGAGCTGGCTGATGAACATGTTGCCATACAAGAGAaggaataataataaaagaaagcGAACCAATGAG GAACGCCTTAGAGAAACCCAGACATCTCACAAAAGGAAGTTCAACAAGTTGAAGCAGGAGAAGGAAAACGACCTTGTGCTATCAAAAAGCGTTGAGGCGTTAGA GAAATATAAGATTCCAGAGGGTGCACGGGCTCTTCTCCAGTCATCACGAAATATTGGCCAG GTTGAGTCCAGAAAGGTTAAACGCAGCAAAGGTTTACTCCACTTGAAACTTACATCCCATGCTTCCAGTGAAAGTGAACCTGAGTTGGAAATAACTCAA TCTACAATGCTACTTTGTGGCACAAGGCCTCCTGATATTCATAACAACTCTTTACCAGAAGATGGAACTTCTAGCATGGATCATAACTGGAGTGAAAGCATAAACTTCATG GATAAAGTAGAAGAGAGTCCTGATTCAAGTTACAGCTCAAAGCTTCCTGCACCAAGTATTCTGAAAGATCCGAAAAATAGGCGGCATGTATCAAGACCTCCTGAAGTGGTAAAGGCAAGGAGTGATATTCCTATTATAATGATGGAGCAAGAGATAATGGAGGCCATAAATGAAAATTCCACTGTTATTATACGCGGAGAGACTGGATGTGGTAAAACAACCCAAGTTCCACAG tttctttatgaagTTGGCATTGGTTCAAGTGTGTCTCCTCTTGGAAGTGGTATCCTTGGTGTTACTCAACCCCGTCGCATTGCAGTCTATGCTACTGCTAGTCGTGTGGCATATGAGCTTGGTGTACGCGTGGGTGAGGAGGTTGGGTATCAAGTTAGATATGACAAAAAGATAGGCAAAAGTTGCTCCATCAACTTCATGACGGATGGAATATTGCTACGAGAACTCCAG GGTGATTTTTGGTTGAAGAGATACTCTGTTATAATTCTTGATGAGGTGCATGAGCGGAACTTGAGCACAGATACACTCATTGGAATGCTTTCACGTGTTATCATTTGTCGTCAG AAAGAGTATGAACGTCAGCAGGAGTTTTTGCAGCAGTACTCACATTTAGGAATATCTATAGATCGGGAGAAACTTGTTTTTCCACTGAAGCTTGTGCTTATGAGTGCTACCATGCCAGTGGAAGACTTCATTTCTTATAGGAAGCTGTTTCCTGACCCCCCACAAGAGATAAATGTTTTGTCTAGACAATTTAAAGTAGACATTCAGTTCTCAACGACAACTAAAGCTGATTATACTAAGGAAGCATGTAAAAAGGTCTTGGAAATTCACAAGAATATGCCACAAGGAGGCATACTTGTGTTTGTCACTGGGTACTGGGAAGTGGAGGTATTGTGTAAACAGCTACGTAGAGCTTCAAGGGAACtgactatgaaaataaaaaaagggtgTTGTGTGATGGAAGGTTCTGTAATAAACTCTGTTGGAGAGATAAATATGAAGGAGAACAGCGAAGCATTTCATTCAGCCAACCATCAGAATGATGTATTTAGTTACACTGATGAAGATCAGTGCGAGGTAGATGACGAGTTTGGTTCTTCATATGATACAGAAACAGAGAGTGAGCTGGAAATTATTGGTGACGATGGGGATTCATTGTGTCAAGATACCCCAGAAGTCTATGGTGAGGTTGCACAGATTTTAGGAGAGAACGTGAGCATTGCATCACTGAAAGCCTCTTTTGAATCATTGGCTGGAAAATCTTCTTCAGATTCTACTTGCAAAGAACCTATTTCATGA
- the LOC112175566 gene encoding ATP-dependent RNA helicase DEAH13, which translates to MLPAAAQHRVFDEVKEGERLVVVATNVAETSVTIPGIKYVVDTGKVKSKEYNFKNGSEIYKVQWISKASAVQRAGRAGRTGPGHCFRLYSSAAFNNIFDDSSPSEISKVPLEGHILLLKSMDIELSAFPFLTRPNDDALNGGQRCLEILEALTEDGEVTPLGKAMAYYPISPRHSKMLLTVIKMLNKEKSYKRPNLVLAYAVASAAALSLSNIFVSQFEDSCTENHDLIDGNSSAPVHGEVIDKQDRVIKEKKVRASCENFSSHSSDALSRAYVLRLYELSKSRLHFCKDNALHPETMHEISELREQLLKLVFYHSGVSGGEFSWIHGSQEDVEHDWRADVIPLSLDEEGLLCRAICAGWADRVAKRIKGSKNQYQTCLSNENVFLDRQSSVSKIAPEYLVYSELIQKKKPYMHGVTCIEPEWLVDCGRVLCKLPKGSAPYYDCVSDKVLYNVTPTFGPHLWKLPEHCLPIDKTEFKGAVQAFAFALLDGKVLRCLRPVRAFMAEHPRTVLKPVAANRERVQNLLLKLGEKKIHSRAMLRAVWSKNPNELYLEIRNWFRKNFHYKFKDIWVEMLREAVY; encoded by the exons ATGCTGCCTGCAGCAGCTCAGCATCGTGTATTTGATGAAGTAAAGGAGGGAGAACGGCTTGTTGTTGTGGCCACCAATGTTGCTGAAACCTCTGTCACTATACCTGGGATAAAGTATGTTGTCGATACTGGAAAAGTGAAATCAAAGGAATACAACTTTAAAAATGGAAGTGAAATATATAAAGTACAGTGGATTAGTAAGGCATCGGCTGTTCAACGTGCAGGAAGAGCTGGAAGAACAGGGCCTGGTCACTGTTTCCGCCTTTATTCTTCGGCAGCATTTAATAATATCTTCGATGACAGTTCCCCATCTGAAATATCCAAAGTCCCTCTTGAAGGTCACATCCTTCTTTTGAAGTCCATGGACATTGAG TTGTCtgcttttccttttcttactCGTCCAAATGATGATGCTCTTAATGGAGGACAGCGTTGCTTGGAGATCCTTGAAGCGCTTACTGAGGATGGAGAAGTGACACCTCTAGGGAAGGCCATGGCTTATTATCCCATAAGTCCTCGCCACTCTAAGATGCTCCTAACAGTCATCAAAATGTTGAATAAGGAGAAAAGTTATAAACGACCTAATTTAGTACTAGCATATGCAGTTGCTTCAGCTGCAGCTTTGAGTTTGTCAAATATTTTTGTTAGTCAGTTTGAAGACAGTTGCACAGAAAACCATGACTTAATTGATGGAAATTCCAGTGCTCCAGTTCACGGTGAAGTTATAGACAAGCAAGACAGAGTGATCAAAGAGAAGAAAGTGAGAGCGTCTTGTGAAAATTTTAGTAGTCATAGCAGTGATGCCCTTTCCAGAGCTTATGTTTTGCGGCTCTATGAACTTTCCAAGAGCCGATTGCATTTCTGCAAGGACAATGCTCTACACCCAGAAACCATGCATGAAATATCCGAGCTGAGAGAGCAGCTACTCAAACTTGTCTTTTATCATAGTGGTGTGTCTGGCGGTGAATTTTCATGGATCCATGGTAGTCAGGAAGATGTTGAGCATGATTGGAGGGCTGATGTTATCCCTCTTTCTTTGGATGAGGAAGGCCTCTTGTGCCGGGCCATCTGTGCTGGTTGGGCAGATAGAGTTGCCAAGCGCATTAAAGGAAGTAAAAATCAATATCAAACCTGCTTGAGTAATGAGAATGTCTTTCTCGACCGCCAGTCATCTGTTTCTAAAATTGCTCCTGAATATTTGGTGTACAGTGAGTTGATACAGAAAAAGAAACCATACATGCACGGTGTTACTTGTATCGAACCAGAATGGCTTGTTGACTGTGGTCGGGTCTTATGCAAGCTTCCAAAGGGCAGTGCACCTTACTATGACTGTGTAAGTGACAAGGTACTATACAATGTCACTCCAACCTTTGGTCCTCATTTGTGGAAGCTTCCGGAACATTGTTTGCCTATTGATAAGACTGAGTTTAAAGGTGCAGTGCaagcttttgcttttgctttgttGGACGGCAAGGTTCTGCGTTGCCTGAGACCTGTGCGTGCATTCATGGCAGAACATCCTCGTACTGTTTTAAAGCCAGTGGCAGCAAATCGAGAACGGGTTCAGAATCTCTTGTTGAAGTTGGGGGAGAAGAAGATACACAGCCGTGCTATGTTGAGAGCAGTGTGGAGTAAAAATCCCAACGAATTGTATCTGGAAATCCGGAACTGGTTTAGAAAGAATTTCCACTATAAGTTTAAGGATATTTGGGTCGAAATGCTTCGTGAAGCCGTTTACTAA